A genomic window from Tolypothrix sp. PCC 7910 includes:
- a CDS encoding transposase family protein, whose amino-acid sequence MRFFMYCVSRAVSFPKTGKIASVEGIKIMGASLIEHLRQVEDFRTTDGRRHRLWLVLLFVIMGTMSGYVGYRGWGDFVKRHRRILIEMFGIQNHRHIVKDLPLGERPVFLEINRR is encoded by the coding sequence ATGCGATTCTTTATGTACTGTGTGAGCAGGGCTGTTTCATTCCCTAAAACAGGTAAAATTGCAAGTGTTGAAGGGATAAAAATCATGGGTGCTTCTCTGATTGAACATTTGCGGCAAGTGGAAGATTTCAGAACGACTGATGGTCGGAGACATCGACTATGGTTGGTGTTGCTGTTTGTAATAATGGGCACCATGAGTGGATATGTCGGGTATCGTGGATGGGGGGATTTCGTCAAACGGCATCGTCGGATACTAATAGAGATGTTTGGCATTCAAAATCATCGACACATTGTTAAAGATTTACCTTTAGGGGAGAGACCAGTATTTTTAGAAATCAATAGACGATAA